The genomic window GCGCAAGCTGCGGCCCGGCGCGACCATCAGCGCCACCCACGCCGGACTGAAGATCAGGCTGACGGTGCCGCCACTGGGCCCGGCGATCATGGCCGGCATCGACGGCCGGCGCACCGTGGGCGCCATCTTCGAACTGGTCGGCGAACGCCACGCCGGGCTCGGCTGGCCGGAGTTCCTGCGCCAGTTCCAGCACATCTACGACGGTTTCCACGGCATCAACCGCCTGGTGCTGGCGTTCCCGCCAGCCTCCTGACAAAGGGCTGTCAGGAGGCCCCCGCTAGGGTCCCTCCATCGCTGCGCCGCGGCAGTCTCGCCGGCGCCTCACGATGGGAGCGGATGCCATGTTGATTCTATGCCAGTTTCCCAACCCGCCGATGATCCCCAATCTCGGACCGTTCTGCATGAAGACCGAATGCGTGCTGCGCATGCTCGACCTGGACTACCGGGTCGAGCTGGTGACCGACTTCGACTCCGCGCCGCGGCACCAGGTGCCCTACCTCATCGACGACGGGCGCAAGATCGGCGATTCGCGCGTGATCGTCGACCACCTGCAGCGGCGCGCCGGGATCGACCTGGAGGCGCATCTCGATGCGGCCGCACGGGCCGCCGCCCAGGCCTGCCGCTCGATGCTGGAGCAGGATCTCTATTTTGCGATGGTCTATTCCCGCTGGGTCGACGAGGCGGGCTGGGCCAGCGCGCAGCCGCTGTTCTTCGGCAGCCTGCCGGAGGCGGTGCGCGCCGCGGTCGCCGACGGCCTGCGCGCCGACGTGATCGCAAGGCTGTACCAGCAGGGCATCGGACGGCACGAGAAGGCCCAGGTCTATGCGTTCGGTATGGAATGCATCGATGCCGCGGCCGGCATGCTGGGCGACACGCCGTTCCTGTTCGGCGAGCGGCCGGGCCTGACCGATGCCGCGCTCTATGCCTTCGTCGCCAACCTGGCGGTCCCGCTGTTCGACAGCCCGTTGCGCCAGCGGGTGCTCGGCCACCGCAACCTCGTTGCGCATGCCGAGCGCATGCGCGCGCGGTATTTCCCGGATTTGTCAGCCATGGCGGCGTGACAGCGCGCACAGGCGCCGGCGAGCCGACGCTTGCCGGCGCCCCGCCGCTGCGCTGATATCGGTGCGCAACCGCCTGGGAGCGCACCGCCGTGCAGCCTCGCCCGCAGAACCTCGCCTATATCCTCGAACATGCGGCCCGCGTGCACGGCGACCGCGAGATCGTCTCCGCCGCGGTCGAGGGCGGCATCCACCGCACCACCTACCGCGAGACGCTGGGCCGGACGAAGCGGCTGGCCAATGCGTTGCGCCGGCTCGGCGTCGGGCCCGGCGACCGCGTCGCCACGCTGGCGTGGAACGGCTATCGCCATCTGGAAGCGTGGTACGCCATCGCCGGCCAGGGCGCGGTCTGCCACACGGTCAACCCGCGCCTGTTCGCCGACCAGATCGCCTTCATCCTCGACCACGCCGGCGACCGGGTCGTCCTGATCGACCATACCCTGCTGCCGGTGCTGGAGGCGGTGGCCGACCGCCTGCCGGCGCTGGAGGCGGTGGTGGTGATGACCGACGCCGCGCACATGCCGGCGACCGGGCTTGGCAACGTCCATTGCTACGAGACCCTGCTGGCGGAAGCGGCGCCGGCGTTCGACTGGCCGGAGCTGCCGGAGGAGACGCCGTCCTCGCTGTGCTACACCTCCGGCACCACCGGCAATCCGAAGGGCGTGGCCTACACTCACCGGTCCAACCTGCTGATGGCCTATGCCTGCAACTCCGCCGACGCCTTCGCGCTGTCGGCGATGTCGACCGTGCTGATGGTGGTGCCGATGTTCCACGCCAACAGCTGGGGGCTGGTCTATGCCGCGCCGATGGTCGGCGCCAAGCTGGTGCTGCCCGGCCCACGGCTGGACGGCGCCAGCATCCACAGCCTGATCGAGGCCGAGCGCGTCACCTTCTCGGCGGCAGTGCCGACGATCTGGACCCTGCTGCTGCAGCACCTGGAGGCGACCGGCGGACGGCTGGACAGCATGAAGGAAGTCGTGATCGGCGGGTCGGCGGTGCCGGCGGCGATGATCCGGACCTTCGCCGACAGCTACGGCGTCGACGTGCTGCACGCCTGGGGCATGACCGAGCTGAGCCCGATCGGCACCGTCAACCGGCCGACGGTGCAGGTGCTGGCGCTGCCGGCCGGCGAGCGGCTGGCGATCGCCGCCAAGCAGGGCCGGCCGCTCTACGGCGTGGAGATGCGGATCGCCGACGACAACGGCGCGTCGCTGCCGCACGACGGCCGCAGCGCGGGCAGGCTGATGGTGCGCGGCCCATGGACGGTGGAGCGCTACTACCGCCACGAGCGGTCGGCGCTGGACGCCGGCGGCTGGTTCGACACCGGCGACATCGCCACCATCGACGGGTTCGGCTACATGCAGGTCACCGACCGGGCCAAGGACGTGATCAAGTCCGGCGGCGAGTGGATTTCGTCGGTGGAACTGGAGAACGCCGCGATGGGCCACCCCGACGTGGCGCTCGCCGCGGTGATCGGCCTGCCGCACCCGACCTGGGACGAGCGGCCGCTGCTGGTGATCCAGCCCAAGGCCGGCCGCACGCCGAACGGCGCGGAGATGCGCGCGTTCCTTGCCGACAAGGTCGCCAGATGGTGGCTGCCCGACGACACGGTGCTGGTCGAGACGATTCCGCTGGCCGCCACCGGCAAGATCAACAAGCTGAAACTGCGCGAGCAGTTCCGCGGCCATCGATGGCCCGCCGCCTGAGCCCGGCGTCCCGTTAGGCGGTTTTAATCGGCCTAAAAAGAGATAACCGGGCCGGCATCCAATCCAAAGCGGCCGATCCCTAGCTTCACGGCAACATCCATTGCTCGTTCGGGACGGTCATGTCGACGCAAGCCATTCAGTCGCCGCTGCACAACCGCAGCTTTCGCGCGCTGGTCGCGGCGCAATTTCTCGGCGCCTACAACGACAATCTGTTCAAGATGCTGGTCTCGCTGATGGCGGTCGACGCGGCCGACACCGCGATCGGCTCCGGCGGCTACCTGTCGCTGACCGGGATCGTGTTCATCGTGCCCTATCTCCTGTTCTCCGGTTACGCAGGGCACGTCTCCGACCGCTTCGCCAAGCGCCGCGTGCTGGTCGCGAGCAAGGCGGCGGAGGTGGCCATCATGGGCCTGGCGATCGTCGCGCTGGTCGCCGGCGACGTCGACGCCATGCTGGTCGTGCTGTTCCTGCTCGCCGCCCAGTCGACCTTCTTCAGCCCGGCCAAGTTCGGCGTGCTGCCTGAGATGCTGCCGATGGGCCAGTTGGCCCAGGCCAACGGTACGCTGGAGATGGCGCGCTATGTCGCGGTGATTTTGGGCAGCGTCAGCGCCGGGGCGCTGCTGGTTGCCTTCCCCGACCGGCCGTTCCTGCTCGGCGCCATCCTGCTGGCGGTGGCGGTCGTGGGCAGCCTGGTCAGCCTGCGCATCCGTCCGCCGGCGGCGCCGCGCACCCGCACGGCCTTCAGCATCAACCCGTTCGGCTCGATCGGCCAGGGGCTGCGCCGCATCGCGGCCGACAAGCCGCTGCGCAACGCGGTCATCGGCATCACCTATTTCGAGTCGCTGGCGGCCTTCGTGATGATGGACGTGCTGCTGCTGGGCCAGGACGTGCTCGGCCTCGACGAGCTCGGTTCCGGCATGCTGCTTGCCGTCGCCGGCATCGGCATCGGCATCGGCGCCGCGATCGCGGGGCGGCTGTCGGCGGGGCGCATCAACCTGGCGATCACGCTGCCGGCGTCGGCGGGGGTGGCGGCGATGCTGCTGACCCTTTCGCTGTGCGAGCACGGTTTCGTCGACACCGCCGTGCTGATCGGCCTGGTCGGCGTGTTCGGCGGCATGTTCATGGTGCCGCTGAACGCCCAGCTTCAGCACCGCGCCGGCGACGCCGAGAAGGGCGCCACCATCTCGGCCAACAACGTGCTGAACATGTCCGGCGCGCTATTCGCCTGCGGCCTGCTGTGGCTGACCCACGACGTGCTCGGCATCGCCGCCGACGGCGTCATCCTGGTGGCCGGCGTGATCGCGACCGCGGCGGCGCTGGCGCAAATCCACTTCTCCGGCGGGCTCGGCGTCGCCTTCGGCAACTTGCCGCGGATGCTGCG from Alphaproteobacteria bacterium includes these protein-coding regions:
- a CDS encoding glutathione S-transferase family protein; translated protein: MLILCQFPNPPMIPNLGPFCMKTECVLRMLDLDYRVELVTDFDSAPRHQVPYLIDDGRKIGDSRVIVDHLQRRAGIDLEAHLDAAARAAAQACRSMLEQDLYFAMVYSRWVDEAGWASAQPLFFGSLPEAVRAAVADGLRADVIARLYQQGIGRHEKAQVYAFGMECIDAAAGMLGDTPFLFGERPGLTDAALYAFVANLAVPLFDSPLRQRVLGHRNLVAHAERMRARYFPDLSAMAA
- a CDS encoding long-chain fatty acid--CoA ligase; this translates as MQPRPQNLAYILEHAARVHGDREIVSAAVEGGIHRTTYRETLGRTKRLANALRRLGVGPGDRVATLAWNGYRHLEAWYAIAGQGAVCHTVNPRLFADQIAFILDHAGDRVVLIDHTLLPVLEAVADRLPALEAVVVMTDAAHMPATGLGNVHCYETLLAEAAPAFDWPELPEETPSSLCYTSGTTGNPKGVAYTHRSNLLMAYACNSADAFALSAMSTVLMVVPMFHANSWGLVYAAPMVGAKLVLPGPRLDGASIHSLIEAERVTFSAAVPTIWTLLLQHLEATGGRLDSMKEVVIGGSAVPAAMIRTFADSYGVDVLHAWGMTELSPIGTVNRPTVQVLALPAGERLAIAAKQGRPLYGVEMRIADDNGASLPHDGRSAGRLMVRGPWTVERYYRHERSALDAGGWFDTGDIATIDGFGYMQVTDRAKDVIKSGGEWISSVELENAAMGHPDVALAAVIGLPHPTWDERPLLVIQPKAGRTPNGAEMRAFLADKVARWWLPDDTVLVETIPLAATGKINKLKLREQFRGHRWPAA
- a CDS encoding MFS transporter, whose protein sequence is MSTQAIQSPLHNRSFRALVAAQFLGAYNDNLFKMLVSLMAVDAADTAIGSGGYLSLTGIVFIVPYLLFSGYAGHVSDRFAKRRVLVASKAAEVAIMGLAIVALVAGDVDAMLVVLFLLAAQSTFFSPAKFGVLPEMLPMGQLAQANGTLEMARYVAVILGSVSAGALLVAFPDRPFLLGAILLAVAVVGSLVSLRIRPPAAPRTRTAFSINPFGSIGQGLRRIAADKPLRNAVIGITYFESLAAFVMMDVLLLGQDVLGLDELGSGMLLAVAGIGIGIGAAIAGRLSAGRINLAITLPASAGVAAMLLTLSLCEHGFVDTAVLIGLVGVFGGMFMVPLNAQLQHRAGDAEKGATISANNVLNMSGALFACGLLWLTHDVLGIAADGVILVAGVIATAAALAQIHFSGGLGVAFGNLPRMLRRPAAVEAAAE